The following DNA comes from Salvelinus sp. IW2-2015 linkage group LG1, ASM291031v2, whole genome shotgun sequence.
AACACCTAAACTTTTCCACGTAGCCTATAATTCCAGGTATTTCTTATAGGATGTAGAGTAACACTACTGACTTATTCTGAGTCAGTCAGTGTTGTAGTGAATGAGATGCATGCCGTTGATGGGGAAGTGCCCATGTGGTTAGTTGTAATATGTTAGGGTGGTGGTGTTTCCAGCCAGGCTTCACTCACGAGACCACTGCACTCACTTCTACTTTGACCTGGTCAGGTGACTAATCAAGTCGTGTGGTTACTAGTGTGCGGCAGACAAAGCATATGTCTTGCTCAGAGACTGTTTGGGTTCAAGTAAAGGGCAAAGACAGTTGACTGCAGAATGACTTCAATTGTTTCTCTGTCATCGAGTGTAGCCTATGATTTAGGGTTGGCTAAAAAGACACTATTCGCATTGctcttttaaaggcccagtgcattcAAAAACGTGATAttcctatgttttatatttccacactgcgGTTGGAATAATattatgaaaatgccctttttagtgtaagagctgtttgaaaggtGATTTGCCAATAATGGCTAGTTTTCAGTTATCCCCTCCCCACTTAGACCACTCCCAGTCAGTCCTAGcacaattcttgcttgagaaattgctaagaagctatttctttttaaaaatgtaaacgtTTCAATcacaaggtacttaattgttacccagaaattatgtAATATTGCGTAAAAAAatgactgcattggacctttaaattctctctccctccctgcaccTATTCTCATAAGACAGGGTTCTTAGGCGAtagaagatttttatttatttcacctttatttaatcaggtaggccagttgagaacaagttctcatttacaactgcgacctggccaagataaagcaaagcagtgtgacaacacagatttacacataggataaacaaaagtacagtcaatagcacaatagaaaaatctatatagagtgtgtgcaaatggagtaaggaggtaaggcaataaataggccatagtagcgaagtaattacaatttagcaaattaacactgaagtgatagatatgcagatgatgatgtgcaagtagaaatagtggtgtgcaaaaaagtaaataacaatatcgggatgaggtaggtagttgggctatttacagataggctgtgTACAGCAGccgcgatcggtaagctgctcagatagctgatgcttaaagttggtgagggagatataagtctccaacttcattgatttttgcaattcattccagtcattggcagcagagaactggaaggaaaggtggccaaagtgggtgttggctctggggatgaccagtgagatatacctgctggagtgcgtgctgttatggtgaccagtgagctgagataaggcggagctttacctagcaaagacttatagatgacctggagccagtgggtctggcgacYaatatgtagcgagggccagttgacgagagcatacaggtcacagtggtatATGGGGCGTTGGTGACAAACGGACAAATTGTCTCCTTTAAAACCTGTCTGCATTCCAAACATatttcactgccctggggcattgggatcttttttagaccagaggaaagagtgcctcctactggccctccaacaccacttccagcagcatctggtctcccatccagggactgaccaggaccaaccctgcttagcttcagaagcaagccagcagtggtatacAGGATGGTATGCTGCTGGTGTTATTCATCGGGTATtgggcattcgtaaattcatcagttatttcgcgctctggcacactcagacgagtgctGTCAAATCTGAGTAGATAGCCAGTGTGAATTTACGAATGCAACCCAGCCACGACAATTAGGTTTATGTCTCTGGTATACCATTTTAGTTAGGCCTTGTATACAGGTGGCAATTCCAGAGGACATGTTAGAATTAGGAACACTTTGACCTAGCTTTTCCATGTTTGTTCCATGTCAGCTCAGCTTGTTCCATGTCAGCTCAGCTTGTACAATCACTCAAAGGTGATCAATGGTCTTTTCTCTTCTTGTTTAGTCTGGGCATTTTAGTGAAGACATGATCCCTACAGTAGGATTCAACATGAGGAAGGTCACAAAAGGCAACGTTAACATCAAGGTAGGTCTTCAGTCACTAcagtatgtaggctactgtactgtttCACAGTGGCAATCTACCTACTGCATGATAAAAAAAATGTGGGACCTCTGCTTTTCCAGATCTGGGATATAGGAGGGCAGCCGAGGTTCAGGAGCATGTGGGAACGTTACTGTCGGGGAGTTAACGCAATTGTGTGAGTATCTGAGTTTGTCCTTTCCTGTCAGTCTGCATGGGTACAATTTAAATTCAGGAAGTGTACAGGACTGTTGATTGTTCTGTTTGTCTTaatctctagggtacgtgagacgttagcgtcccacctcttcaacagccagtgaaactgcagggagccaaattcaaatacagaaatactcattataaaaattcagaaaacaaaacatattttacataggtttaaagattaacttcttgtgaatccaaccacggtgtcagatttWaaaaatgctttacggcgaaagcataccttacgattatttgagaacatagcccagcagacaaatcattacaaacagtaaccagccaagtagaagagttacacaagtcaggaatagagagaaaattaatcccttacctttgatgatcttcatatggttgcactcagaagacattaatttactcaaatgttccttttgttcgataaagtctctttttATATCCAGAAACCKKCKKaaaaaaatccaaattgtatccgtaaagttcataaaaacatgtcaaacgattttTAWattcaatcctcaggttgtttttagcctaaataatcgataatatttcaaccggacaataacgtcatcaatataaaaggtaaacatgaaaggcactctctcggtcgcgcgcatgaaaaagctctgacacggcagggtccactcattcagactgctcttactccctcattcttcagaatacaagcctgaaacaatttctaaagccttgacatctagtggaaggcataggaactgcaatttgagtcctaagtcaatggatactgtaatggcattgaataaaaactacaaaacagaaaaaaatcctgcttcctgaatggatttctcaggttttccaaatcagttctgttatactcacagacactattttaacagttttggaaactttcgaGTTTTCTATcgaaatctaccagttatatgcatatcatatcttctgggcccgagaaccaggcagtttaatttgggcatgcttttcatccaaaattccgaatgctgccccctaccctagagaagttttaagagaCACGTTCAGTGAATACCAGTCAGTGGTCGAATATTGAGTTGGGTATGTTTTGAGCACGTCCAATTCTTTACTGTATACATAACATTATTTTCTATGCGTTTGTAAACTTGTGCCATGTCTTTTAAATATTTGATTTCTTTAGATACATGGTGGATGCAGCTGACCGTGAGAAGGTGGAGGCTTCCAGGAATGAGCTGCACAATTTGTTAGACAAGCCTCAGTTGCAAGGAATTCCTGTAAGTAAGCCTACACTTCTGAAACTGCTGAATTGAATGAATTCATGTAAATGACAAGAGTTTCTTAATATGATCAGCAAGCTTTTCTGCCACATGAGCTAAACTGTGGTTTGGCTTTTTAGATTTTGGTTCTTGGCAACAAAGGAGATATCCCCAGTGCTCTAGACGAGAAGCAGCTCATTGAAAACATGTAAGTATGAAGAGAAAAGATGAGGTGTTTCCTAGTAGTAAACCCACAGCAGTAATCACACAGCATCTGATCCATCTGAGCTGAGGTAGTGTGAATCAACTCTACATCCCCTTTTTTAAAGTTGAGTATACTCATTCTAACTAAATGACAGAGGAGGGGTCCCTCTCTTACTGTGCCTTGATTGATTTTTATTGCCAACACATGtatacacactgtacatacattttaaaaagtgatGGGGATATCACAAAGtcagacttatttccattgtggttccCCCCCTCCCCGATTTGAAAAGTCTGGAGATGGATATTGAACATTGCCATTGTGAGTTAGGGCCTTTGTATATTCTGATCAWGTGCTTTTCATAATATTTCAGGTTTAACAGGGTACTTATGAAATGGTGATGGCATCACTGATGTCACAATTGTTTCTTCTACAAACTTTAAAAAAAGAGCTTTTCAGTTTTCTTCCATGCTGTGTCCTTGGCTGTGCTTATCCACTTCAAGATGGATACACTAATATAGTAGCAGTACAAAGACATTCATCACACACAATTActtatttaaagatgcactatgcagaaatcattccaccatttcctggtttcaAAAATTKTAATAATTTGccataatttcagtttgtgacaaaacaagcagtccattgtgtagagaatcattgtaccatctaaaccgctgtgaaataccTTTGCAATAACTAAAAATAATGTTGTTTTggatgtttgaagctggtgtacaaaaccaaaagtacaaaaactaaacttaaaaaaCGGAAAGCAttgaaatagcgcacatagaacagatctaacaCTTTGACTCGGtttcaatgagaatgaaagatctataactgacatttctatgtgaatttggtcaggtcccCAAGACGTTAGATATTGTAGTCACATTTTCTATTGTTATTTTTTCAAATCTCTATACTTATGACCATAACTACCTTGGAAGATTAGTTACCATTCTTGAAGTTTTGAACACTGCTATCCTTTTACTAATCTCACATCAGCAAAGACCTAATGGTTTTATTTTAGAAGAGAAGTTTGACTTTTTCTAGGCATGCCTTTTTTTATAAGCTTTGTTCTCCTTTTTCATAGAGAAACATTGCATTCTTTTGTCACTTGtaccaaatacagtacagtatgaagatgggCACAAACTGCTTCACCAGtagaaatccctgatcacgcttgtaggcgacgttggctagctaagctcatgcgcagaaacacgtcatcgggttTGAAGGTTGTCTTGTGCCAAACTGTGCATTtacaggccgtcaaatcaaaggcactcctttgatTAGACGGGGTGGGGATGAAAGCATgccagtttgtcactttcacgaggttggagtaataacatgttcaattaCTTATAGCACTGAGCGATTGACCAACCTTTGTCATTTTTCgggttttaaacaactaattttGCCGAtgtttcaattatttgaattccctttcattcagtttttttctgtgagctcaatgcttGGTAATGAACTACAattaccataatccattgcgcgccttgtctggtctgtgtgttccttttatgcctgctactttaggagagagggagaaagcgagaGCAGTTGCTTCGCTAGGCATCTtaacctgaaaatacatgatctaagtgattgatagttagtATTCAAAAGCCATAAAAAGTAAGCgctatttactttgaagaactactaaaatattcattttgtcagacagcatgggcagcagctctatagagatgacttggaattaagtaataaagtcatcaaataaaacaaatgtaatatacacaactgaaatattttattaaagtatagtaatgtgaataaatgatggttaataagtgataacaGTAATGGGTAGTCACTGTTTTACAGCATTCAACCGACATAATGCAAAACCGTGATTTTTTCAATAATCGAATCAAAACCGAACTGATCTCAAAAGCACTAGTCGCTCAACACTAACTACTTAAGTCATTGGCTCGAATGTTGTGCCTTTACATTTTGAGAAAATGAACTAAGGAAGAATGTTTCACTTCTCAAACCCCAGCCTGGTCTGCTTCGCAAGGTTTCCCAGAAGTCTTGTCCCAGAAGTCTTGCGATGTtgcacctctgggtttagaaactcctTGCTAGTACTGTACTGCTTTTAGAAATTATACAGGTTTTCAAAAGGAAACAGCTCCCTCTGTTGGCCAGTTAATATTAACACCAACATAACAGTTGATAGCAGGTTATCAGTTTTTTTTACCGCTTTCTTTCTACAGGAATTTGGCAGCTATTCAAGACAGAGAGATTTGCTGCTACTCTATTTCCTGCAAAGCGAGAGACAACATAGGTGAGTAAGATGGTGATGGTGGAACGGTTTGCTTGTCTGAATGGAAGGCTGGAGGAGAGGAAACAAATGAACAATAACATGGTGCACCCAAAGTGGCTACATATATAAACCTGTGTATCCCGAATCATACTTACCCACCACTGTAGGCGTCTCGTGTTTCACctgctgtctctcctgtctcacaCTGACCCCCATGCGTCTCCTGCCTTCCAGATATCACACTGCAGTGGCTCATCCAACACTCCAAATCTGGGAGAAGCTGAAAGTACAGGAACTCTGTTCTCCCAGATCTATCTTCAATGTTACCCTCATGCCACACCCTGTTCACTCTCTGTTCACACATGTACAGTGTTCCCTCCAACTCCGATGCTGCACTGTGCACCCTGCCCGTTACTCCCTGTTGTTCTAATTTTATCCAATGATTCTCCCCCACAAAACCCCATACTACTGCACTACTAAAAGATGGTAGCCCCTGGTCAATACCAAATACCACATCCCATGAGTCACAGAATGGGCATTACACCTCTGCCATGAGGTGCTACTTCAGTCTCCTGAACAGAGAGAGGTTTAGTCTCTCTGTTCAGCCCATTCTATGGGCTGAACGACAGGCGTATCCCACACCTGTAAGTCCGAATGTCTATAACACTAGTGTAGCGATCCTACACCCTCAGGATGGGTTGTTTAGCCACTGACTGGGG
Coding sequences within:
- the LOC111970196 gene encoding ADP-ribosylation factor-like protein 8B-A isoform X1, which produces MLAFINQLLDWFKSLFWKEEMELTLVGLQHSGKTTFVNVIASGHFSEDMIPTVGFNMRKVTKGNVNIKIWDIGGQPRFRSMWERYCRGVNAIVYMVDAADREKVEASRNELHNLLDKPQLQGIPILVLGNKGDIPSALDEKQLIENMNLAAIQDREICCYSISCKARDNIDITLQWLIQHSKSGRS
- the LOC111970196 gene encoding ADP-ribosylation factor-like protein 8B-A isoform X2, which produces MDCPCPEIRHSFIPRLCFQPPSGHFSEDMIPTVGFNMRKVTKGNVNIKIWDIGGQPRFRSMWERYCRGVNAIVYMVDAADREKVEASRNELHNLLDKPQLQGIPILVLGNKGDIPSALDEKQLIENMNLAAIQDREICCYSISCKARDNIDITLQWLIQHSKSGRS